In a genomic window of Variovorax paradoxus:
- a CDS encoding OPT/YSL family transporter: MSIDTEATALAPLHDHTPPALHPKALAPANLVLTLVLSVFGAIVGIQMLASLGITPSTSLIGALAAMTLARVPLAMFRGFRSVHAQNLAQTSISSATFGAANSLFLPIGIPFLFGLPEMVVPMLVGVSLAMLLDAWLLYRMFDTPAFPAKNPWPLGIAAAEAIKAGDGGGKQAWLLLGGLATGALGAVFKLPMSAFGVALIGGLGAMTAFGIGLLVRGYALPLTGIDIGALYLPHGMMIGAGIVALAQVGRVVLKKHGVTAGAPDARGARALGRSLRLGGIGYLAIMVLLAVGTGVYHGMSLGMLVGFVLYGTFAAFVHELIVGIAAMHSGWFPAFAVALISLLIGILIGFPPEALVVLAGFSAATGPAFADMGYDLKAGHLLRGETSGTAFETAGRREQMIAGMVGFAVAIVVVACSWRLFFANHQTAPINAAYVAAIKAGISGDTARNLALWAVPGALLQLAGGARQQLGVLFATGLLIASPLAGWMVAAGIACRLLVQRVLGSAARERLEVFAGGVIAGDALYSFFSGAVKSLRK, from the coding sequence ATGAGCATCGATACCGAGGCCACGGCGCTCGCGCCGCTGCACGACCACACCCCGCCCGCGCTGCACCCCAAGGCCCTGGCACCGGCCAACCTGGTCCTCACGCTGGTGCTCAGCGTGTTCGGCGCCATCGTCGGTATCCAGATGCTCGCGAGCCTGGGCATCACGCCGAGCACCTCGCTGATCGGCGCGCTCGCGGCCATGACCCTGGCGCGCGTGCCGCTGGCCATGTTCCGCGGCTTCCGCTCGGTGCATGCGCAGAACCTCGCGCAGACCAGCATCTCGTCGGCCACCTTCGGCGCGGCCAACAGCCTGTTCCTGCCGATCGGCATCCCGTTCCTGTTCGGCCTGCCCGAGATGGTGGTGCCGATGCTGGTCGGCGTGAGCCTCGCGATGCTGCTCGATGCCTGGCTGCTCTATCGCATGTTCGACACGCCGGCCTTCCCCGCGAAGAACCCGTGGCCGCTGGGCATCGCGGCGGCCGAGGCGATCAAGGCCGGCGACGGCGGCGGCAAGCAGGCCTGGCTGCTGCTGGGCGGGCTGGCCACGGGCGCGCTGGGCGCGGTGTTCAAGCTGCCGATGTCGGCCTTCGGCGTGGCGCTGATCGGCGGGCTGGGCGCGATGACGGCATTCGGCATCGGGCTGCTGGTGCGCGGCTACGCCTTGCCGCTGACGGGCATCGACATCGGCGCGCTCTACCTGCCGCACGGGATGATGATCGGCGCCGGCATCGTGGCGCTGGCGCAGGTGGGCCGCGTGGTGCTGAAGAAGCACGGCGTCACTGCAGGCGCGCCCGATGCGCGCGGCGCCCGCGCGCTGGGCCGCTCGCTGCGCCTGGGCGGCATCGGCTACCTCGCGATCATGGTGCTGCTGGCCGTGGGCACGGGCGTCTACCACGGCATGTCGCTGGGCATGCTCGTGGGCTTCGTGCTCTACGGCACCTTCGCGGCCTTCGTGCATGAGCTGATCGTGGGCATCGCGGCCATGCATTCGGGCTGGTTCCCGGCCTTCGCGGTGGCGCTGATCTCGCTCCTGATCGGCATCCTGATCGGCTTTCCGCCCGAGGCGCTGGTGGTGCTCGCGGGCTTCTCGGCCGCCACCGGGCCGGCCTTCGCCGACATGGGCTACGACCTCAAGGCCGGCCACCTGCTGCGCGGTGAGACCTCGGGCACGGCCTTCGAGACCGCGGGCCGGCGCGAACAGATGATCGCCGGCATGGTGGGCTTCGCGGTGGCGATCGTGGTCGTGGCCTGCAGCTGGCGGCTGTTCTTCGCCAACCACCAGACGGCGCCGATCAACGCGGCCTACGTCGCGGCCATCAAGGCCGGCATCTCGGGCGACACCGCGCGCAACCTCGCGCTGTGGGCTGTGCCCGGCGCGCTGCTGCAGCTCGCGGGCGGCGCGCGCCAACAGCTCGGCGTGCTGTTCGCCACCGGCCTGCTGATCGCGAGCCCGCTGGCCGGCTGGATGGTCGCGGCCGGCATCGCCTGCCGGCTGCTCGTGCAGCGCGTGCTCGGCAGCGCCGCGCGCGAGCGGCTCGAGGTGTTCGCGGGCGGCGTGATCGCGGGCGACGCGCTCTACAGCTTCTTCTCGGGCGCGGTGAAGAGCCTGCGCAAGTAG
- a CDS encoding IclR family transcriptional regulator, whose amino-acid sequence MSTLANAMDVLKLIARLRRDITVTDVVNELGLPKSSASRTLSMMAGYGFLDRDAATRAYRPGGVIMEASYHFRASRNAASLVEEALAALVDQTRFTGYINVLDGADTLVIQMRAGAGALQIYTPPGSRAPAYSSAMGRALLARLSDAEVTALLGGRLDQGRGDAPRTRKDLMARLAVIRETGWALSRGEYVTNVAGISSAVFDAATRQTYAFGVALPAELLSEPLVERYGAVVRDAAANVGKRIGDPYWLAFGANVP is encoded by the coding sequence ATGAGCACCCTCGCCAACGCCATGGACGTCCTGAAACTGATCGCGCGCCTGCGCCGCGACATCACGGTGACGGACGTGGTGAACGAGCTCGGCCTGCCCAAGAGCTCGGCCTCGCGCACGCTGAGCATGATGGCCGGCTACGGTTTCCTCGACCGCGACGCCGCCACGCGCGCCTACCGCCCGGGCGGCGTGATCATGGAAGCCTCCTACCACTTCCGCGCCTCGCGCAACGCCGCCTCGCTGGTGGAGGAGGCGCTCGCCGCGCTGGTCGACCAAACCCGCTTCACGGGTTACATCAACGTGCTCGACGGCGCCGACACGCTGGTGATCCAGATGCGCGCCGGCGCGGGCGCGCTGCAGATCTACACGCCGCCAGGCAGCCGCGCGCCGGCCTACTCGAGCGCGATGGGCCGCGCGCTGCTCGCGCGCCTGAGCGACGCGGAAGTGACGGCGCTGCTCGGCGGCCGGCTCGACCAGGGCCGCGGCGACGCGCCGCGCACGCGCAAGGACCTGATGGCGCGGCTGGCCGTGATCCGCGAGACCGGCTGGGCCCTGTCGCGCGGCGAGTACGTGACCAACGTGGCGGGCATCTCGTCGGCGGTGTTCGACGCGGCCACGCGCCAGACCTATGCCTTCGGCGTCGCGCTGCCGGCCGAGCTGCTGTCCGAGCCGCTGGTCGAGCGCTACGGCGCCGTGGTGCGCGATGCCGCGGCGAACGTGGGCAAGCGCATCGGCGACCCGTATTGGCTCGCTTTCGGTGCCAACGTCCCCTGA
- a CDS encoding ABC transporter substrate-binding protein, translating to MNKRHLLQSFLAASALSFGLPSAFAQATTPIKFQLDWRFEGPAALFLHPAAKGYFKAAGLDVTIDAGNGSGGTVTRVASGAYDMGFADLAALMEFHANNPDSPNKPVAVMMVYNNTPASVMTLKKSGITKPADLTGKKLGAPVFDAGRRAFPIFAKANNIGTVNWTAMDPTLRETMLMRGDIDAITGFTFTSLLNLEARGAKTADVVILPYPDYGVKLYGNVIIASPKLIKENPEAVKKFLSAFAKGAKEVIANPAQGIESVKARDGIVDSKLETRRLQLAIDTVINSPDARADGFGAVNAGRLSLMASQVSDAFNTKTRVSPEAVWSAALLPPAAELSGILRK from the coding sequence ATGAACAAGCGCCATCTGCTCCAGTCCTTCCTCGCCGCCTCGGCCCTGAGCTTCGGCCTGCCCTCGGCCTTCGCCCAGGCCACGACGCCGATCAAGTTCCAGCTCGACTGGCGCTTCGAGGGACCGGCCGCGCTGTTCCTGCATCCGGCCGCCAAGGGCTACTTCAAGGCCGCCGGCCTCGACGTGACCATCGACGCGGGCAACGGCTCGGGCGGCACGGTCACGCGCGTGGCCTCGGGTGCCTACGACATGGGCTTCGCCGACCTCGCGGCGCTGATGGAATTCCACGCCAACAACCCCGACAGCCCGAACAAGCCGGTCGCGGTGATGATGGTCTACAACAACACGCCGGCCTCGGTCATGACGCTCAAGAAGAGCGGCATCACCAAGCCCGCCGACCTCACGGGCAAGAAGCTCGGCGCGCCGGTGTTCGACGCGGGCCGCCGCGCGTTCCCGATCTTCGCCAAGGCCAACAACATCGGCACGGTCAACTGGACCGCGATGGACCCAACCCTGCGCGAGACCATGCTGATGCGCGGCGACATCGACGCCATCACCGGCTTCACCTTCACCTCGCTGCTCAACCTCGAGGCACGCGGCGCCAAGACGGCCGACGTGGTGATCCTGCCCTACCCCGACTACGGCGTGAAGCTCTACGGCAACGTCATCATCGCCTCGCCCAAGCTCATCAAGGAGAACCCCGAGGCGGTGAAGAAATTCCTCTCGGCCTTCGCCAAGGGCGCCAAGGAAGTGATCGCCAATCCCGCGCAGGGCATCGAGTCGGTGAAGGCGCGCGACGGCATCGTCGACAGCAAGCTCGAGACGCGCCGCCTGCAGCTCGCGATCGACACCGTGATCAACAGCCCCGACGCGCGCGCCGACGGCTTCGGTGCGGTCAACGCGGGCCGCCTGTCGCTGATGGCCTCGCAGGTGTCGGACGCCTTCAACACCAAGACCCGCGTGAGCCCCGAGGCCGTGTGGTCCGCCGCGCTGCTGCCGCCGGCGGCCGAACTCAGCGGAATCCTGCGCAAGTGA
- a CDS encoding ABC transporter ATP-binding protein: protein MADTANEAAPFVDFQDVWLAYNEELLRANHFAVEAIDLKVKRGEFIAIVGPSGCGKSTFMKLTTGLKMPSMGRIRIDGAPVTGPLKISGMAFQAPSLLPWRTTVDNVLLPLEIVEPYRSNFKAKRKEYEERARRLLQKVGLGGYEDKFPWQLSGGMQQRASICRALIHEPKMLLLDEPFGALDAFTREELWCILRDLWTEQQFNVILVTHDLRESVFLADTVYVMSKSPGRFVVKREIELPRPRELELTYTKEFTDIVLELRSHIGAIRGNAAGATGAAAVAH, encoded by the coding sequence ATGGCGGACACCGCGAACGAGGCCGCCCCCTTCGTCGACTTCCAGGACGTCTGGCTCGCCTACAACGAGGAACTGCTGCGCGCCAACCACTTCGCGGTCGAGGCCATCGACCTGAAGGTGAAGCGCGGCGAGTTCATCGCCATCGTCGGCCCCTCGGGCTGCGGCAAGTCGACCTTCATGAAGCTCACGACCGGGCTCAAGATGCCGTCGATGGGCCGTATTCGCATCGACGGTGCGCCGGTGACCGGGCCGCTCAAGATCTCGGGCATGGCCTTCCAGGCGCCCTCGCTGCTGCCCTGGCGCACCACGGTCGACAACGTGCTGCTGCCGCTGGAGATCGTCGAGCCCTATCGCTCGAACTTCAAGGCCAAGCGCAAGGAGTACGAGGAACGCGCGCGCCGCCTGCTGCAGAAGGTGGGCCTGGGCGGCTACGAGGACAAGTTCCCGTGGCAGCTCTCGGGCGGCATGCAGCAGCGCGCGAGCATCTGCCGCGCGCTGATCCACGAGCCCAAGATGCTGCTGCTCGACGAGCCCTTCGGCGCGCTCGACGCCTTCACGCGCGAGGAGCTCTGGTGCATCCTGCGCGACCTCTGGACCGAGCAGCAGTTCAACGTGATCCTGGTCACGCACGACCTGCGCGAATCGGTGTTCCTGGCCGACACGGTCTACGTGATGAGCAAGAGCCCGGGCCGCTTCGTGGTCAAGCGCGAGATCGAGCTGCCGCGTCCGCGCGAGCTCGAGCTCACCTACACCAAGGAGTTCACCGACATCGTGCTCGAGCTGCGCAGCCACATCGGCGCGATCCGCGGCAATGCCGCCGGCGCGACCGGTGCCGCGGCGGTGGCCCACTGA
- a CDS encoding ABC transporter permease — protein MKNNKQLERWSPWLLLVAVILLWQVICAGFGVSDFIFPSPLRIWNQFWEFKEIIAGHAWRTFWVTMAGFGLAIVVGVLLGFVIGSSRLAYAAIYPLMTAFNALPKAAFVPILVVWFGIGIGPAILTAFLISFFPIMVNIATGLATLEPELEDVLRVLGAKRWDVLMKIGLPRSMPYFFGSLKVAITLAFVGTTVSEMTAANEGIGYLLISAGSSMQMGLAFAGLMVVGAMAMLMYELFSVVEKHTTGWAHRGSQNQ, from the coding sequence ATGAAGAACAACAAGCAACTCGAACGCTGGTCGCCGTGGCTGCTGCTCGTGGCGGTGATCCTGCTGTGGCAGGTGATCTGCGCGGGCTTCGGCGTCTCGGACTTTATCTTCCCGAGCCCGCTGCGCATCTGGAACCAGTTCTGGGAGTTCAAGGAGATCATCGCGGGCCATGCCTGGCGCACCTTCTGGGTCACGATGGCGGGCTTCGGCCTCGCGATCGTGGTGGGCGTGCTGCTCGGCTTCGTGATCGGCAGCTCGCGCCTGGCCTATGCGGCCATCTATCCGCTGATGACGGCCTTCAACGCGCTGCCCAAGGCGGCCTTCGTGCCGATCCTGGTCGTGTGGTTCGGCATCGGCATCGGGCCCGCGATCCTCACGGCCTTCCTGATCAGCTTCTTCCCGATCATGGTCAACATCGCGACCGGCCTCGCCACGCTCGAGCCCGAGCTCGAGGACGTGCTGCGCGTGCTCGGCGCCAAGCGCTGGGACGTGCTCATGAAGATCGGCCTGCCGCGCTCCATGCCCTACTTCTTCGGCTCGCTCAAGGTCGCGATCACGCTGGCCTTCGTGGGCACCACGGTCAGCGAGATGACCGCGGCGAACGAGGGCATCGGCTACCTGCTGATCTCGGCCGGCTCGTCGATGCAGATGGGCCTGGCCTTCGCGGGGCTGATGGTGGTGGGCGCGATGGCGATGCTGATGTACGAGCTCTTCAGCGTGGTCGAGAAGCACACCACGGGCTGGGCGCACCGCGGTTCGCAGAACCAGTGA
- a CDS encoding DUF2938 domain-containing protein: protein MAELAELLARAVPIGIGATAVMDLWACVRRRVFGLPSLDYALVGRWAAHLPRGRFVHRPIAATAPVPGERLLGWALHYATGIAFALVLLGIGGLDWARRPTPGLALLVGIGTVAAPWLLMQPGMGAGLAARRTPRPWVARWHSLATHAVFGLGLYLAAWALSALGP, encoded by the coding sequence ATGGCTGAACTCGCCGAACTGCTGGCGCGCGCCGTGCCGATCGGCATCGGCGCCACGGCCGTGATGGACCTCTGGGCCTGCGTGCGCCGGCGCGTGTTCGGCCTGCCTTCGCTCGACTACGCGCTGGTCGGCCGCTGGGCCGCGCACCTGCCGCGCGGGCGCTTCGTCCATCGGCCGATCGCGGCCACCGCGCCCGTGCCAGGCGAGCGCCTGCTGGGTTGGGCGCTCCACTATGCGACAGGCATCGCGTTCGCGCTCGTGCTGCTGGGAATCGGCGGCCTCGACTGGGCGCGCCGGCCGACACCGGGCCTCGCGCTGCTGGTGGGCATCGGCACGGTGGCGGCGCCGTGGCTGCTGATGCAGCCCGGCATGGGCGCGGGCCTCGCCGCGCGCCGCACGCCGCGCCCGTGGGTGGCGCGCTGGCACAGCCTCGCCACGCACGCGGTGTTCGGGCTGGGCCTCTACCTCGCGGCCTGGGCGCTGTCGGCGCTCGGCCCCTGA
- a CDS encoding methyltransferase domain-containing protein, producing the protein MHDTQAPGNEQARLWNGPAGRAWVDRQPLLDRLFAPLGTLLTEAVAGRPLGRVLDVGCGTGAVTLALARPSGDAFECVGIDISAPMIEAARARAERADSQARFVCADAQTHAFAPAGFDTIVSRLGVMFFDDPVAAFANLRRAARDGAALRFLAWRAAAENPFMTTAERAAAPLLPQLPARRPGAPGQFGFADREQVEAILAQAGWGAIALRPVDLACSLPARELVPYLSRLGPVGLALEQVDAATRERVIETVRAAFDPFVQGEEVRFTAACWLASAEAAAPHEVFHG; encoded by the coding sequence ATGCACGACACGCAAGCGCCCGGGAACGAGCAGGCGCGGCTGTGGAACGGCCCGGCGGGCCGCGCCTGGGTCGACCGGCAGCCGCTGCTCGACCGGCTGTTCGCACCGCTCGGCACGCTGCTGACCGAGGCCGTGGCCGGTCGCCCCCTCGGCCGCGTGCTCGACGTGGGCTGCGGCACCGGTGCCGTCACGCTCGCGCTCGCGAGGCCGTCGGGCGATGCCTTCGAATGCGTCGGCATCGACATCTCGGCGCCGATGATCGAGGCCGCGCGCGCACGTGCCGAAAGAGCGGATTCGCAGGCGCGCTTCGTGTGCGCCGACGCCCAGACCCATGCCTTCGCACCGGCCGGGTTCGACACCATCGTCTCGCGGCTCGGCGTGATGTTCTTCGACGACCCGGTCGCGGCCTTCGCGAACCTGCGGCGTGCCGCGCGCGACGGTGCCGCGCTGCGCTTCCTCGCGTGGCGCGCGGCCGCGGAGAACCCGTTCATGACCACGGCCGAACGCGCCGCGGCGCCGTTGTTGCCGCAACTGCCCGCGCGCCGGCCGGGCGCGCCGGGACAGTTCGGCTTCGCCGACCGCGAGCAGGTCGAGGCCATCCTCGCGCAGGCCGGCTGGGGCGCGATCGCGCTCCGTCCCGTCGATCTCGCCTGCAGCCTGCCCGCGCGGGAACTCGTGCCCTACCTGAGCCGCCTCGGGCCCGTCGGCCTCGCGCTCGAGCAGGTCGATGCGGCGACGCGCGAGCGCGTCATCGAGACCGTGCGTGCCGCCTTCGACCCCTTCGTGCAGGGCGAAGAAGTGCGCTTCACCGCGGCCTGCTGGCTGGCCAGCGCCGAGGCGGCCGCGCCGCACGAGGTGTTCCATGGCTGA
- a CDS encoding helix-turn-helix domain-containing protein: protein MAPLDIAQVARQSGVPASTLRFYDEKGLIASTGRQGLRRLFDPGVLEKLALILLGRAAGFSLDEIARMFAPDGQPRIDRRVLETKADELDRTIRQLAAMRDGLRHAAVCRAPSHMECPTFRRILRAAGTGAIAAPDRQAPRKRAAQSSSKEASSRQ, encoded by the coding sequence ATGGCACCACTGGATATCGCGCAGGTGGCGAGGCAATCGGGCGTGCCCGCTTCCACGCTGCGCTTCTACGACGAGAAGGGGCTGATCGCCTCGACGGGCCGGCAGGGGCTGCGCCGGCTGTTCGATCCCGGCGTGCTCGAGAAGCTCGCGCTGATCTTGCTGGGCCGCGCCGCCGGCTTCTCGCTCGACGAGATCGCGCGCATGTTCGCGCCCGACGGCCAGCCGCGCATCGACCGCCGCGTGCTCGAGACCAAGGCCGACGAGCTCGACCGCACCATCCGCCAGCTCGCCGCGATGCGCGACGGCCTGCGGCATGCGGCCGTATGCCGCGCGCCCAGCCACATGGAATGCCCGACCTTCCGGCGCATCCTGCGCGCCGCGGGCACGGGCGCCATCGCGGCGCCCGATCGCCAGGCGCCGCGCAAGCGCGCGGCTCAGTCGAGCAGCAAGGAGGCCTCGTCGCGCCAGTAG
- a CDS encoding oxidoreductase, with amino-acid sequence MPASPFADPALLATPTDLASAQALIARIAPMLAARGLAMRAPPPEPTTCCGRGCNGCVWEGWLAAVAYWRDEASLLLD; translated from the coding sequence ATGCCCGCTTCGCCTTTCGCCGACCCGGCCCTTCTCGCCACGCCGACCGACCTCGCCAGTGCCCAGGCCCTGATCGCGCGCATCGCGCCGATGCTGGCGGCGCGCGGCCTCGCGATGCGCGCACCGCCGCCCGAACCCACCACCTGCTGCGGGCGCGGCTGCAACGGCTGCGTCTGGGAAGGCTGGCTCGCGGCGGTCGCCTACTGGCGCGACGAGGCCTCCTTGCTGCTCGACTGA
- a CDS encoding HAMP domain-containing histidine kinase has protein sequence MKLLSLRWQLIWSLILLQVVVGLLVMGGFIGLAWVLGRVVDETGEETVRVIRGAIERAPDGALAMRPTPEFEQLRADAGGDLWFLVRDAQGHQLVQGEVPARYLGLAGRFDGIDRVWIDLATSNGQPKARFERVETRAGPVAMMVRTGNPLSMKSTLRGTGVAFLFLVAPMALVTCLGVILATPFVVKRGLKGLIATAAHAESIDVHERTTRLPLDGVAGEIRPLVNAVNRAFDRLNEGYDRQERFLADAAHELRTPITILQIRLEGLPNDPLKVKLMQASARLATLAEQLLDLQRLDGVVVQAQQVDLKALCERAAADLAPLAIMNRCTLSVDAPLAIVVGGDAPSLERALTNLIQNAIEHGGQGCDIQVRLCEPFCIEVLDSGPGIPESERERVVEPFHRLVPRGRGAGLGLHLVAEVAHLHRGRLTIGSNDTGGARMRLELNLGT, from the coding sequence ATGAAGCTGCTCTCGCTGCGCTGGCAGCTGATCTGGAGCCTGATCCTGCTGCAGGTGGTGGTGGGCTTGCTGGTGATGGGCGGCTTCATCGGCCTGGCCTGGGTGCTCGGCCGGGTGGTCGACGAGACCGGCGAGGAGACCGTGCGCGTGATCCGCGGCGCGATCGAGCGCGCCCCCGATGGCGCGCTGGCCATGCGGCCCACGCCCGAGTTCGAGCAACTGCGCGCCGATGCCGGCGGCGACCTGTGGTTCCTGGTGCGCGATGCCCAGGGCCACCAGCTCGTGCAGGGCGAGGTGCCCGCGCGCTACCTCGGCCTGGCCGGACGCTTCGACGGCATCGACCGCGTGTGGATCGACCTCGCCACCAGCAACGGCCAGCCGAAGGCGCGCTTCGAGCGCGTCGAGACGCGTGCCGGACCGGTCGCGATGATGGTGCGAACCGGCAACCCGCTGTCGATGAAGAGCACGCTGCGCGGCACCGGCGTGGCCTTCCTGTTCCTGGTGGCGCCGATGGCGCTCGTCACCTGCCTCGGCGTGATCCTCGCGACGCCCTTCGTGGTCAAGCGCGGGCTCAAGGGGCTGATCGCCACCGCCGCGCATGCCGAGAGCATCGACGTGCACGAGCGCACCACGCGGCTGCCGCTCGATGGCGTGGCCGGCGAGATCCGGCCGCTGGTCAATGCCGTCAACCGCGCGTTCGACCGGCTCAACGAGGGCTACGACCGGCAGGAGCGCTTCCTGGCCGACGCGGCGCACGAGCTGCGCACGCCGATCACCATCCTGCAGATCCGCCTCGAGGGGCTGCCCAACGATCCGCTCAAGGTCAAGCTGATGCAGGCCTCGGCGCGGCTGGCCACGCTGGCCGAGCAGCTGCTCGACCTGCAGCGGCTCGATGGCGTGGTGGTGCAGGCGCAGCAGGTGGACCTGAAGGCGCTGTGCGAGCGCGCGGCGGCCGACCTCGCGCCGCTCGCGATCATGAACCGCTGCACCCTGTCGGTCGATGCGCCGCTGGCGATCGTGGTCGGCGGCGATGCGCCCTCGCTCGAGCGCGCGCTGACCAACCTGATCCAGAACGCGATCGAGCATGGCGGGCAGGGCTGCGACATCCAGGTGCGGCTGTGCGAGCCCTTTTGCATCGAGGTGCTCGACTCGGGGCCGGGCATTCCCGAGTCGGAACGCGAGCGCGTGGTCGAGCCCTTCCACCGGCTGGTGCCGCGCGGGCGCGGCGCCGGGCTCGGGCTGCACCTCGTGGCCGAGGTGGCGCACCTGCACCGCGGGCGGCTCACCATCGGCAGCAACGACACGGGCGGAGCGCGGATGCGGCTGGAGCTGAACCTCGGGACCTGA
- a CDS encoding response regulator transcription factor, protein MRILLVEDEAELAQALAAALRQNQAVVDVAGSLREAQDAVLAGQHEVIVLDRGLPDGDGLSLIEFLRANGIAAAVLVLTAMADISERVLSLDGGADDYLAKPFSMDELMARVRALARRPALRANPVTALARLQFDHLQRQAHVDAQSLLLTRRELLVLEALLEQRGRTVLRESLHDRVYGQEGDIHSNALDTHVSRLRSKLDKAGAQVEIHAIRGVGYLLCAAPGAA, encoded by the coding sequence ATGAGAATCCTGCTGGTCGAAGACGAAGCCGAACTCGCGCAGGCGCTGGCGGCGGCACTGCGCCAGAACCAGGCGGTGGTCGACGTGGCCGGTTCGCTGCGCGAGGCACAGGACGCGGTGCTCGCGGGCCAGCACGAGGTGATCGTGCTCGATCGCGGCCTGCCCGATGGCGATGGCCTGAGCCTGATCGAGTTCCTGCGCGCCAACGGGATTGCGGCCGCGGTGCTGGTGCTCACCGCGATGGCCGACATCTCCGAACGCGTGCTGAGCCTCGACGGCGGCGCCGACGACTACCTCGCCAAGCCCTTCTCGATGGACGAGCTGATGGCGCGCGTGCGCGCGCTCGCGCGGCGTCCCGCGCTGCGCGCGAACCCCGTCACCGCGCTGGCGCGGCTGCAATTCGACCACCTGCAGCGGCAGGCGCATGTCGATGCGCAGAGCCTGCTGCTCACGCGGCGCGAGCTGCTGGTGCTCGAGGCCCTGCTCGAGCAGCGCGGGCGCACCGTGCTGCGCGAGTCGCTGCACGACCGCGTCTACGGGCAGGAGGGCGACATCCATTCGAATGCGCTCGACACCCACGTCTCGCGCCTGCGCTCCAAGCTCGACAAGGCCGGTGCCCAGGTCGAGATCCACGCCATCCGCGGCGTGGGCTACCTGCTGTGCGCGGCGCCGGGCGCCGCATGA
- a CDS encoding phosphatase PAP2 family protein, producing MLGTTLGISGFFVLYFWVMHHPLGQPLTMPLTAVDHWVPLSDDALPLYASLWLYVGLAPALAKDRAELLLHAQAAALMAAIGLAVFWLFPTMVPVFAVDWTQYPSLQFLKSTDAGGNAFPSLHVSFAVFTAVLMTRQLRSVDAPAWVLALNWLWAAGIVYSTLATHQHVLLDVLGGTALAGFMSWITGPARRRLILVGV from the coding sequence ATGCTCGGCACCACGCTCGGCATCTCCGGCTTCTTCGTGCTGTATTTCTGGGTCATGCACCACCCGCTCGGCCAGCCGCTCACGATGCCGCTCACGGCCGTCGACCACTGGGTGCCGCTGAGCGACGACGCGCTGCCGCTCTACGCCTCGCTGTGGCTCTACGTGGGCCTCGCGCCGGCCCTGGCCAAGGACCGTGCCGAGCTGCTGCTGCACGCGCAGGCCGCGGCGCTGATGGCGGCCATCGGGCTCGCGGTGTTCTGGCTCTTTCCCACCATGGTGCCGGTGTTCGCGGTCGACTGGACGCAGTACCCCTCGCTGCAGTTCCTCAAGAGCACCGACGCGGGCGGCAATGCCTTCCCCTCGCTGCACGTGTCCTTCGCGGTGTTCACGGCCGTGCTGATGACGCGCCAGCTGCGCAGCGTGGACGCGCCCGCCTGGGTGCTGGCGCTCAACTGGCTGTGGGCGGCGGGGATCGTCTACTCGACGCTGGCCACGCACCAGCACGTGCTGCTCGACGTGCTCGGCGGCACGGCGCTGGCGGGGTTCATGAGCTGGATCACCGGGCCGGCGCGGCGGCGGCTGATCCTGGTGGGCGTCTGA